The region ACTGAATATACCATGCTATATAAGTAAACGCTTACTTAATCGCAGCTCTTAGAGTCATGTGCATGCTAATGATGGTGAAAAGAAACCATGCTGTTTTGAGGAACAAGTCCAACACAACTGATTACTTCTGACTGAAATCAAAGAAACTAATCAAGAAAACGGTTATTAAAACCACAGGCTTTAAAttatgaaagaagaaaaaaaaaaattcagaacgCTCAGAGAAGATTCAGAAAATCAGTAGTGTTTTAATATGTGTTAGTAATCTTCACCTACCAGCTGCTGACtctaaacaaaaacaaggaaGGATCAGATCATAAACTGGTCACCAAAACCAAACGAATACCGAGTCAGCATGCAGATTCTGTCACACACCTCTGTATACAGACTGAACCGTTATCACATTACTAGCTTTAAGCTGGAATGCAGCGAGAACACACTGAATGATTCGTTATCAAGATCAAACAATTGGGTATTTTGGTTGGTATTATAGTTTTATATCTAAACTAAAAGCAATGGGCTTTAATCAGACGaatcagtaaataaaagaaGTACGCAGTCCACAGTCGACCGTATTGTCTTTCGTTTTTCGCCGACAGGAGAACATGAACGTGTCAAATCCGTGCACGTCGGGTTGGTTCTGGGTCATTACTAGTCCTCTATAGATTTGATGTATCTGTTATACGCTGCTTCATCCATTAGAGCATCCAGTTCTTCTGGTACTGATACTGTCATTTTTATCAGCCAGCCTGGAAATAAACACACGACGCTGATTAATGAGGCACAGGAACACGTTGTAGTGCTGCGAACGAAAGACGAAATAGAAAGCCTTTGCCACATGTACAAGTTCTTTGCATATCCAAGCTTGTTAGATAGAATATCCCCGGAGCAGAGAGGGTCAAAGGACACTGGCAACTtaacagtgctggggcttgaactcacaGCCCTCTGATCAGTAGCCTAAAGACTTGCAACTGGTGAAAGAATACCTTCCACAGCAACCATGTGGTCTTACGCCTTATTTTTTATCATGCCCTATGTGTAGGAGTGTGCTGCTCCTCCACTTATTAAGAAATACCTGAAATAAAGAATCTCACCGTCTTTGTAGCAAGACTTATTGACCAGTCCAGGATTGTCAGCAAGAGCGTGGTTAACCTCGGTCACCTCCCCTGTTAAAGGAGAATACAACTCGCTCGCTGCCTTCACGCTCTCCAGAGCGCCAAACTCATCTACGCACAAACACATGCGCAATCGCTTGCGTCAAGACAAATGACTTTCAGTACGATTTAAAACCAGTGCCTTTCACTCATACCATGAAGCGAATGCAGACGAATGCTTGTGTGCTAAATAAAAGATTATACATATCaattcatctaaaaaaaaaaaatactgtacagGCAGACTCATTACTGATTAGGAGAGATCACCTGACTGGGAGAGGTTTGTGCCAACATCTGGGAGACCACAGTAGACCACATCACCCAGAGCTTCCTGGAGGGGTGAAGCAGAAGTCAGAACAGCACTAAAAGAGGAATTCATTTGGGATCTGTGGATGCAATATCTCGGAAAAGCTTTATCGAGCTTTACGTATTTACCTACACTATATACCAGTCATATGGGCATGTGAATCCACACAAACACCTCATTAAATGTTAGTTCCGACCACTACAGGACACCATAAGATAAAGGCAGGCACTTGGAAATCGAGCATCACAAGTTTTTTTGGGATGTGCATCATAaagaaatcaatcaataaaataactaataaataaataaatggatgtaTTGATGATGTCAgtgcaaatgtaaatgttagaaGAGCAAAGAATCAAAGACAGACCAAGGTGGCATCAAGTgaaaggggtaaaaaaaaaaaaaaaaaagaaacgaaaaaaaaaaaactcagaaagaAGATGACGAGCTTGTTTAGATGGCAAACAAGACACTCTTCACATACTAACTAAAATAAACATAGCATTGCTTTTTCAGAAAAGAACCAAAACACTGTTTTACGAGATAAGAAGGACTCATTTGTAAGGACTATTTTGaagaaaatatattgaaatGAATTGAAACGTCCCATTAAAACAGGTTTCTTCACTCTAATCTAACTAAATAAAACTGACTGAGGTTTCGATACTATATCTAAATCAGACAGGTGATGTCACTGTATCTAAATGCTGACTATTTCACTCACCTGAGCAAAGTTACTGATGCCCACAGTGCCTATGCCATCTTCCACTCGCACCCACTCGTGTTTGTCTGTGTACTTCAGGGCTGTGGATTGAGACACAAAAATTAGCCTACATAGCACTGTATTATTTTTCAAATGTAAAGTGTTGGGAGACAAGGTTGCCAGAGCTCAGCCCATATTCTCGTAATATGCAGGATACACAGGATTGTCTTTAGGAATTTAGATGAaacatatactatatactatgtccgaaggtatgtggacaccagaccattacacccatatgtgggccaaagtttgaagcacacaattatctAGAATGCCTTTGTATGCTGAAGCATTAAGATTAagaagaggcccaaacctgtacCAGCAAGACAATTCcgctgtgcacaaagcgagctccaggAAAGCATGGTTTACCAAGTTTGGTGTGGAGGAACTCTAGTGTACTggacagagccctgacctcaaccctcatcatctttgggatgaactggaacaccgagtGCACCCCAAGCCTCCTCACACAATACCTgatgaatgaacacacatccccacagcaaCACTCCAAAATCGAGTCTAAGGCCTTCccagttattataacagcaaagagggccAAGTGTATAGTGCAGTTAGACCTTAACTACAAACGTTACATCCACTGTGCTCATATTTTATCACGAACCAATCTATGCGATTAGAGTTTTTAAGGTGTCACAGTTTCAGTGTATGATCAGACCTTCaggttttacttttttaaaatacacattaaaatgCGTTTTCAGCTTATGCCCGTTAGTGTTGCACCTTACATTGCTACCTCTGCCGCCGACCCTAGCACATTCCTAACTTTTATCATACACAGTGGCTATTAAATGCACAGAAGTGCACGACAGTGCTGACTAGAACTAAACCAAAACAACTATTTTTGGCTAAGCAGCGATGGACTAGTTAGGATGATATATTTATGGCTCCGAGTGCCACCTTTCCTCATAGCCAGTCTCTCTTGCAGATGAACAACAATTAggggatttattattttttaccttCAGTATTCATAAATAAGCCAGAAAACAAActaaatttatatttgtatatctatatacacacaatacacacacatgtgtgtgtgtgtgtgtatgtatacatacatctgtgtgtgtgtgaaatatgtgtatattattgtgtgtatatatattaaaagcCCCTTTCACAACACCTAAGGTCACTTCCCAAATACAACATGCAAATACAattcacaaaacacaaacacaatattaaattttatatatatatatatatatataaaatattgtttatgatattgatatattatatatatatacacacatcatacaATATTATACATAAGACACTAAAACACATTATAATTAAGTATTATGTAACAATGTCACAGAGAATAGTTGtacacaggcagacagacaggcagacagagagagagagagagagagagagagagagagagagagagagagaaagacatttaGTTTGTTTACTGACTCGTAATCTCTTCTTGACCTTTAAAACCTCCTACACCTCATGTTCATGCTGAAACGTTGCCAGTAACACGTTAACCAGCAGTGATAAATGCGATGAAATAAACCGAGTACAGCTCTAACCAAGCAAACTATTTAACTTCACTAGCTGTGTTCGCACAAGGCCAGTGTTTTATCAGCTGTCCTAAAAGTTTCTGTGCACAGCTTCATGTGGACCCTGATCAACCCGGAGAAGATGAGCGATTACCTGAACAAAACCGAGGAGTCAGTGACAGATCTCTTTTTAAACATGTTCTCGCCGACAGTCGCGCAGGAGACAAAACATTTGTATGAAAAACTCGGGGCAGTGCATAGGTTAAGTTTGCAGAAACACGTCCCAGCACAAAGCGCGCCGCCATTTTCCCCAGTGACGTCTAAATCAGTGGACCGCTCGCGGCGCGCTTTGAAAACGTCACTGTCGATGCTCTAGTCTGCAGTTTGAGCTGTAGGTGGTTTGAACACAAAACAATTCTGGAAAGATCTCAGTAGATTTATTATAGACCA is a window of Ictalurus punctatus breed USDA103 chromosome 4, Coco_2.0, whole genome shotgun sequence DNA encoding:
- the gcsha gene encoding glycine cleavage system protein H (aminomethyl carrier), a isoform X1, which codes for MLSWSSLCAQRNCLAGTALKYTDKHEWVRVEDGIGTVGISNFAQEALGDVVYCGLPDVGTNLSQSDEFGALESVKAASELYSPLTGEVTEVNHALADNPGLVNKSCYKDGWLIKMTVSVPEELDALMDEAAYNRYIKSIED
- the gcsha gene encoding glycine cleavage system protein H (aminomethyl carrier), a, which gives rise to MAARFVLGRVSANLTYALPRVFHTNVLSPARLSARTCLKRDLSLTPRFCSALKYTDKHEWVRVEDGIGTVGISNFAQEALGDVVYCGLPDVGTNLSQSDEFGALESVKAASELYSPLTGEVTEVNHALADNPGLVNKSCYKDGWLIKMTVSVPEELDALMDEAAYNRYIKSIED